In one window of Carassius carassius chromosome 38, fCarCar2.1, whole genome shotgun sequence DNA:
- the LOC132119026 gene encoding NEDD8-activating enzyme E1 catalytic subunit-like codes for MLLCPKEKPFGDSVAPDGDDPKHIQWVYQKSRDRAAEFSINGVTYRLTQGVVKRIIPAVASTNAVIAAACATEVFKIATSAFVPLNNYLVFNDVDGVYTYTFDAERKENCSACSQVPQDLQFLPSAKLQEVLDYLTESASLQMKSPAITTNLDGKNKTLYLQTVASIEERTRPNLSRTLKR; via the exons ATGCTGCTTTGTCCCAAAGAGAAGCCTTTTGGAG ATAGTGTAGCCCCAGATGGAGACGACCCAAAGCACATCCAGTGGGTGTACCAGAAATCTCGGGATAGAGCAGCAGAGTTCAGCATCAATGGGGTGACTTACAGACTCACCCAGGG GGTCGTGAAGAGAATAATTCCTGCTGTGGCTTCTACAAATGCTGTTATTGCTG CTGCTTGTGCCAccgaagtttttaaaattgccaCAAG CGCATTCGTTCCCTTGAACAACTACCTGGTGTTCAATGATGTGGATGGGGTGTACACGTACACCTTTGACGCTGAGAGAAAG GAGAACTGTTCCGCCTGCAGTCAGGTGCCACAGGACCTGCAGTTCCTACCTTCAGCTAAACTCCAGGAGGTTCTGGACTACTTGACTGAGAGCGCCTCTCT CCAAATGAAGTCTCCTGCCATCACCACAAATCTGGatggaaaaaacaaaactctTTATTTACAA aCTGTAGCATCTATTGAAGAGAGAACGCGACCAAATCTAAGCAGAACACTAAAAAGGTGA